CCTGGTCACTGAAAAGTATTCGCGCCTCCGTTTGGCTGTCCTTCATCTGCGCTGGTTTGCTGGTGATTCACACCGCCCTCTGCTGGGCAGGCACTTTTGCTCCGCTCATCACCGTCATCAAAGGCCTATCGGGCGGCAGTGATTTTTGATTTAGAGCCCCAGCATTTGCAGCATCTTGGCTTTGGAAATCGCCCCCGACTCACGCGCCACTTCACGGCCATCCTTGAAAGCAATGAAAGTGGGAATGCTGCGGATGCCGTGACTGGCGGCCAGGTCACTTTCCGCGTCCACATCGAGCCGTACCACCTTCGCACGGCCCGCCACTTCGCGGGACAAATCCTCCACCACCGGGCCCACGCTGCGACAGGGGCCACACCAGTCCGCATAAAACTCCACCAGCACAGGCATCGTGGCGTTTTTCACCTCAGGAAGGGTGGAGTATGCTGTTCCCTGGGAACTCAGTGGCTCTGCCATGTCCAGGACGATCCAGGCACACCAAGCGATGGCAGCCCCTGCGATCCAAAGTCCGATGTTGGATGACTTCATCAGAAAGTGTCCGGCATGTTTCTCAGATGCCAATGATTTTTCGCGAGCAGTCAGCTCATCATCGCAGGCTGGCCAGTGCTTTCTAACACGGCGTGCCACAGCTCACTGTGAGGATCTACCTTGCGGCGGCCATGAGTCACCATGTCTAGCGGCAGATGCACAAAGGCATTGTGCCAGCGCCCAACCAGCATTGAGGTTTTGCCCGCCATTGCCGCATGAACAGCCGATTGCGCCAAGCGTGAGCAATAGACATTGTCCTGCGGATTCGCCGGCACGCTGCGGACGATGTAACTGGGGTCGATGTACTTCAGATTCACTTCCGTGCGCCGGTCCTTGAAGAACGCATTGATCTGATCCTTGAGATACAAACCAATGTCTCCATAGCGTTTGTTGCCGCTCGCATCGGTGGCCCCATCTCCCTGGAAGAGTTCCTGCCCCGCCCCTTCCGCCACCACGATGACCGCGCTGCCCCGTTTCGCCACGCGATAGCGCAAGGCCTCAAGCAGTCCAGAGGTCCCCTCCATGGTAAAGCTCACTTCGGGAATCAGTACAAAGTCCACATTGCTGCCCGCCAGGGCCGCATAACAAGCAATGAAACCACTGTCGCGCCCCATCAGCTTCAGCAAGCCAATGCCATTGACTGCGCCACAGGCCTCGGTGTAGGCACATTTGACGGCATTCACCGCCTCGGCAAAAGCAGTCTCGAAACCAAAGCTCTTGTCCAGGTACATGATGTCGTTATCAATGGTCTTGGGGATGCCCACGATGGCCTTTCGCAGACCGCGCCGGGCGATCTCCTTGGCAATCTCTGAAGCCCCCCGCAAGGTGCCATCTCCACCGATGACAAAGAGGATGTCCACGGACATATCCTCCAGCGTGTCCACCATGTCGCCGATCGGCTGCTGGCCGCGCGAACTGCCCAGAATCGTGCCGCCAAAGTTATGGATCTGGGCCACCGATTCGGGTCTCAGCATGATGGGCGTGTGGCCATAGCGCTGCACCAGTCCTTCGTAACCATAACGGAAACCATAGACCCGGTTGATGCCATACTGCCGGTAGCACTGGTTCACAATGCCACGGATGATGTCATTGAGCCCTGGGCACAGGCCGCCACACGTGACAATGCCCACGGTCGTGCGCGGAGGATCAAAGAAAATCTGCTCACGCGGCCCTGCTTCCTCAAAGCTCAGCGCGCTGTTCGGTTGCTGCAGACCCTGCACCGTATTGGTGTAGAGGATGCGGTCAGCCTCGGTCTTATAGGGCACCTGAACACTGCCGATCTGATGCAGCGGCGAGTGAAACTGGCAGGGACCAAGAGAGGAAATGTCAACATTCAGCATGGGCAGTCAATAGAGAGCACATCGGGTGCCATGCACAGGACGTGATGGCTTTTTTGTGCAACGTTAGGGTCACGGGTTTTAGGCGGTCACACCCAGGTCACTCATCAGTTGACCAATGAAGATGGCCCGCTCCTCCTCCGTCATGGTACCAGCACGCCAGCACAGCGTCAGCACCAGGCGACCGTTTTTCTCATTCGTGAAGACCCCCGTTCCTGGAGGATCCGAAAAGCTGGGCACGTGATAGGCATTCGTCACCTGCGCCCCGCCAAAGTGAGTCAACTCAGGCGCAAAGACACCCGTATTCGAATGGTAGAAGGAGCTGAATTTACCCTTCATGTGCCAGTTGATGAAGTGCATGTGCAGGCTGGGCGGCATGGGCCTCATCATCCACATCAGATCGCGAAAGGCATCGCCGATCTTTTCCTTGATGAACCGCGTGTGCTGCTTGTGCAGAGACTGCGCCGCCGCATCCAGCGTGGTCAGATCCTCCGCCACCAGATTGCAGAAAAACATCGTCAGGTGATTTTGGAAAAGCGGGCCCCGGGTACCCTTCCGCCGCACCTGGATAGGCACACAGCACATCAGCGACTCCGGCTTCTGCCCGCGATGGGCAAACACCCGCTGGTGCGCCCGCATCGCACAGGCCAAATGAAACGGCATGTTGATCAGCGGCCCCGAAACCTCCGCACTGCGGCGCGCTGCCTCTGCACTCTGCTCCTCCGTCAAGGTGATGACCTGGAAGTGCGCCCGCCCTGCTGAGAGCTTGGCCGAGCCGAGTGCCTCAAAAGACTTACTCATCACCGTATCAAAAAAAGCTGGCATCACCTTCGCCGTCTTCCAGCGTTCCCCCCAGCCCCGCTGGTCCTTCAGATCAGTGAGGTCAAACCCAGGCACCGGCTCACTTTTCCCGCCTAACAAACGATTGATTTCCAGCAGGAAAAACTCCGCACCGATGCCGTCCATGATGAGATGGCTCCAGGAGAAAACAAAGACGCAGGAGCCATCGGCTTTTTCCACCAAGTCAAAGCGCACATTGATCCACCCATCTTCATACTGCGGCAGGGAGGTATTGATGATGTCATCCAGCTTCGTTTGCAGATCGGCAAACTTCTGCGCGCCATGCGACAGCAGCGTCCCTGTCGATTTTTCGTCGGACCATAATTGCAATTCCAGGGGCCGCGGATTCGTCGCAGGCACCCAGAGAGGCAGCGAGAAGAAGCTCGGCTTCTTGAGCTGCGCCGTCAGGATGGGAAAGGCAAAGTAATTCTGCAACCGCACCAGCAGCTCCTTCAGTGCCACCACATCGGGCGCACGATCCAGCTCGATGAAGGAGCGGGCGATGTGCCCACCCTGCCCGGCCTGGCGCAGCATTTCATCAAACGCATGCGTGAAGAAATCACAGTCACGCAGCGGCAACCGATCAAATTTTTCTTCCGGCACTGGTGGGGCCTTGGGCACGATGACCACAGGCTCGGGCGGGGGCGCGGGTGCAGGCTCCTCCGCACCGCCTTGGGTGATGGCATAACCTTGCTCCACCAACAGCGCGGCGATGGTTTGCGCCGTTTTAAAATTGGCCCGTGAGACGCTGCCCACTGGAATGGCCACGCCGTAGTGCTCCTCTAGAAGCAGCAGCAACTGCATGATGGCCATCGAGTCCAAACCGGCCTCAAAGAGGTCAGAACTGACGCCGAAACCAGGCGGTGTTTGGAGGACTTCGTCACGGACGAGATCGAGCACACGCAGCTCGAGTTGGGACAGGGTGGGGGCGTCAGGCATTACGGGGGTAAGCCTGGAACGTACAAGCACCAGCCACAGGGTCAAGGGCAGGCACACGTATCCCCACCTACTTCCCAGCCCGTACTTCGATGTGTTTCACCCCCGCAGCCCTCTCATTCACCGCAAACTGCACGGAGAGGAACCTTTCGATGAGGGTCATGTTCGTCTGCACATGATTGCTCAGCGTCAGGGTGGTGAACTCTCCACCGCCCGCCAGCGCCAGCGGCAGCAGCAACTGATCAGCCAGATGCACGCCCACCGCTGCCTCAGAGGCTAGGTAATTTTTCAGCCCCTTCGCCGCTCCTGTAGCCACAGCTTCCGCCGACTTACCCATCTGCGCGATGCCCGTGCTGATCTCGCACACATTCGCAAACCGTGCGCCCAGCAGCAGCGCATTGCCAGGGCCCGCGCTGTCATTGGCATACCGCAGTTCCAGCCTTTCCTCCGGCCAATCCAGCACCTTTGCCGCTGTCGAAATTTCCCGCTGGGCGATGTCGCCATGCAGATGCGCATGCAGCACCCGGCCAAAGTACTCCTGCAATTCCCCACGCTCCAGCAGCTTCAGTCTCTTCCACTTTTTCACCGGGGCAATCTTAGCCGTCAGCACCCCACCACCTGCTTGCATGAAACCATGGCGCTCCAGGACGACCTCAGCCTTCACCCCCATCCTTTGTAGCACTGGCAGGAAACACTCATCAATGAACTCAAACGGCGGTGCCATAGGATTGTGTGTCCCACCCTCAATCCTCAGCGTGCTCGCCCCTTCCGCATGCAGCAGGGCGGGCAGCAGCGTTTGCAGGACCAGCGTCGTACTCCCCCCGCGGCCGATGTTAAAGGCATAGTTCCCAGCACGGATTTCCCCCGGAGCAAAGACCAGCTCCACCGAGCCCAACTCCGCGCCATCCACCGCCGCGTTGCAGACCTCCGCCGCCGCCTTCACACACGTCAGGTGCTGGCGCATCAGCCCCGGCGTTGGCCGCTGGCCACGGATGTTCGTCATCCGAAACGGCTGCCCAGTCACCATGGACAGCGACAGCGCCGAACGCAGCAACTGCCCGCCGCCAGATTCACCGGAGATTTGGAGGAGGGAGGAATTGGTTTTGGTCATTGCGAAAGAAAATGGACTCAGGTAGTTTCAGGGGATGTTAGCCATACCTGCCAGCATTAATGAAAGGCGTGCCGCAGATCGCCAGCGAGTCGCTGAGTATTTAAAAAACCAGCGCCCTTTCACCGATGTGGAATGGGCAGCACAACTGCGGATTTTTGAGGCGGTGGGACGCGATACAGCTTCTTCCATGCCTTTTTGGAAACGCTGGTTTTCACGATGGAACTGAAGCCTGCCCATCTTCCGAAGGGATTTGGCCAAACCCGAGGCTCTGAGCATGAAGTTTGGCTTTCGGACGACAAACTTCGCGTGATCAAGGCAACACACGCAGGCGAGTTCGGGCGTAAATTCGGTCCAGACCGCTTTGCAACATTGGGTGAGTATTTGGAGCGCATCCGCCTCCTAAACGAGGAATTCGCTGTCGGATGGCAAATCGAAGGCATTTGCGGCGAAGGCCGTTCGCAACGCATCATCACCTCTCAGCCTGCTTACCACGGCAAACCGCCGACGCTGACGGAAATCCGCCAGTTCATGCTGGAGCGTAGTTTTAAGTTACATAAGACTCGATTCGGTGATGCTTGGTTTCGAAAAGAAGATGGGCTGCTGATTTCCGACGCTGAGCCAAAAAACGCCGCTTTAACGACGAATGGGATCATGCCTTTTGATTTTCTCATAACACGTCCCGCACTGGAGTTGTTAAAGACCGCTCTGATCCAATGAAAAATAGAGGGTTCATACTCACTCAATCATCCGCCTCTGCGGCATCCTTGATCACGAAGCGAGCCTTCAGCTTGCACACCTGCTGCGCAAGACCGGCGGACTCCACGCTGCGAAGGACCTCTTTAAAGTCCTTATAAGCGTTCGGCGCTTCATCGATCGGATACTGGCGCGAATTGAAGAGGATGTCGTTAGACTCGAAATCCGCATCCACGGCTTTCTGGTCCAGTACACGGGAGGCGTGTTTGCGCCCCATGCAGCGGCCTGCCCCGTGGTTCACGCTGTAGCAGCTCTTCACCGCCTCAGGTTTTGCCACCATCACCACCGAGCCATCGCGTGGATTTCCTGGCAGCAAGATCGGGTGACCGGTCGCAGCAAACGGCGTGTCCTTCAGCGCATAGTGGCCACCAGGAAACGCACGGGTCGCCCCCTTTCGATGCACCCAGGAGAGTTGGTTATCCACCACTTCCTGACGTGCGATATTGTGGCTGATGAAATACACCAGTTGTCCCTTGGTTCCTGGCAGCACTTCTTGGAAAGCCTCCAGCACCAGCGCATTGATGAGCATGTGGTTCACCGTGGCGAAGTTCGCCCCCAGCGCCATGTCATCCAGATACGCATTGGCCTCCGGCGTCCCCAGCGGTGCATAGACAAGCTGCTTGTCACCCGCCGGTAAATCCAGGCCCCAGGTACGGAAGAAACCTTCCAGCGACTTGAACTGACGCTGCGCCAAAATGTTCCCAAACCCGCGCGATCCGCAGTGGCTGAGAAAGGCGACACGATCATCCTGAAGGCCAAAGACCTCCGCCGTCGCACGCATCGCCGGGTCTTCATCCAGTTGCACCACCTCACACTCACCGAAGTGGTTTCCACCTCCGTAAGAGCCGAGCTGCATCATCTTGTTTTCAAAGTTCGGGAAGGCATTGAAGGCACGCATCTTGTCCAGGCGCTCATGCAGGGTGGAGACGTTTCCGTCATGCCCATAGTGCGCACTGTCTTCGCAGCGCAGCGCCCACTCTGGAGGGATTCCCAGCGCCTCACACACGGCCTGGCTCGCACCCTCGGTGCAGGCCTGCACTCCGAGCGCCGCCGAGACAAGGCGGGACTTCTTCGCCTCACGCTGACCACGCCCCGGCCCCGTGGGGGTGCGGGCCACGATGGCCTCGATGAGACGACGGCGAACCGTGCGATCCACGATCTCACTCGCTGGAATGTTCATCTGCAGAAGCGACATGGAGCACTTGATATCCACACCCACCGGGCCTGGATAAATGTGCGTGGGCGAAGCCATCACGCAGCCCACTGGCGCTCCGTAACCGGCATGCGCATCCGGGTTTAAAACCAAGTCCGTCACCCCAGGGGCCGAACGCGAGTTCAGCGCCTGTTCAATGCAGGTCTGGTCAAAGCCATTTCGGATCGCCTCCGTCCCGATCACCGTGATCGGTTTGCCCTTATTATTGCGGGCAGGAATAAAGGCTTCAGCTTCGTTGATGATTTGAAAAGGAGAGGTCATTGTTTATCTGGAGAAATTAATGATAATCGTGAAGTGCAGTAGTGAAGAAAGGCGGGCTTTGATAGCCCCTTTAGAGAATCCTCCATTGATTCATCAATTCCAAAGTCAGCGAGGAACTTCTCTTTTGATCGAAGATACTTTGGAAAATGAATTCCAAACCAGAGAAGAAATACCAGCGTTATCCCAGATGTATTTTGGCCTAACTGTTTTAAGCCCTTTGCCGAAAACAAAAAAAAGTCGTGTACTGAATTTTCATCTATCTTGAGAACACCGTCGGGATCATTATCTGCGTGCTTCAAGAAATTCCATGGCCGCTTTAAATGGGCGACGTACTGATTACGAAATTCTTCCTTGATGATTAGTGAATCAAAAAGCAGATCTTCGCCTCTTAATCTCTGGTTGAGGTCATGAATGATTTGGTGTGCGGAAGCAGCGAGGGTAAAAACAGAAACTACATCTTCTTCCAGAAACCAGAGACGAAAGGATGTATCCAATTGACGTTGTGCTGCATCCAACTTGGTTATAATTTCCGATTTCATTATTATCTAATATCTTGTTATAATAACTAATAGAGTCCTTTTTGATTGTCTTTTAATTAGAGTCTATCTGGCGCTGAAGCTGTTAGCTTACCATAATCCGTCAGCCCCAGCACCAGGGTATTCCCCGCGCTGGTTCCCACTTCCTGCAGAGTCTGCAAGTAACGGAGTTGAAGCAACTCGGGGTTGTCACGCATCAGCTTGGCAGCATTGGCCAAGGTGCGCAGAGCAGCCGTTTCAGCACGGGCTTTTTCGAGTCCGGCTTGCGCTTCTTGTCGCTGCTGGAGGGCAGACATAAAGCTGCGTTTGAGATCGGCTGGCAGCATCACATCGCGGATGTCCACGCGAGCGACTTTTAGCCCCAGGGCCTCAGCATTCACCGCCACTAGCGCAAGCAGCTTGGTGCCGTGATCCCCTTTCTGTTGAAGGAACACCTCGGCAACATCGGCAGCGACAATCTGACGAAGGGCAAGCTGGATGTCGGTATAAAGGGCGCTGCTCACATCCTGAGTCGCGCGATGCATCGCCAGAGCATCCACCACCTGAAAGGTCGCCAACGCGCTGACTTTCAGCGCCACTTGGTCTGCGGTCAGGAGCTCCTGCCCTTGTACCAGGATGGCTTGGGCACGCATGTCCACACACTTCATTTCGTGACCCGAAGTCCAGAAACGATGTTTACCAGGAGCCAGCAGTCCGACGTAACGCCCATCTTTGAAATGCAGGGCCGTTTGATGATCTTGAACGACAAAGCTACGGGAGGCCAGAGGACGGAAAATGGAAATGAAGGTGGTCATAAAAAAGAGAGTTTTATAAGAGGTTCCTCCCGGCTGGATCGGCGGACCGATGACGGGAACTG
The Prosthecobacter algae DNA segment above includes these coding regions:
- the rtcA gene encoding RNA 3'-terminal phosphate cyclase, translated to MTKTNSSLLQISGESGGGQLLRSALSLSMVTGQPFRMTNIRGQRPTPGLMRQHLTCVKAAAEVCNAAVDGAELGSVELVFAPGEIRAGNYAFNIGRGGSTTLVLQTLLPALLHAEGASTLRIEGGTHNPMAPPFEFIDECFLPVLQRMGVKAEVVLERHGFMQAGGGVLTAKIAPVKKWKRLKLLERGELQEYFGRVLHAHLHGDIAQREISTAAKVLDWPEERLELRYANDSAGPGNALLLGARFANVCEISTGIAQMGKSAEAVATGAAKGLKNYLASEAAVGVHLADQLLLPLALAGGGEFTTLTLSNHVQTNMTLIERFLSVQFAVNERAAGVKHIEVRAGK
- a CDS encoding ATP-dependent 6-phosphofructokinase encodes the protein MLNVDISSLGPCQFHSPLHQIGSVQVPYKTEADRILYTNTVQGLQQPNSALSFEEAGPREQIFFDPPRTTVGIVTCGGLCPGLNDIIRGIVNQCYRQYGINRVYGFRYGYEGLVQRYGHTPIMLRPESVAQIHNFGGTILGSSRGQQPIGDMVDTLEDMSVDILFVIGGDGTLRGASEIAKEIARRGLRKAIVGIPKTIDNDIMYLDKSFGFETAFAEAVNAVKCAYTEACGAVNGIGLLKLMGRDSGFIACYAALAGSNVDFVLIPEVSFTMEGTSGLLEALRYRVAKRGSAVIVVAEGAGQELFQGDGATDASGNKRYGDIGLYLKDQINAFFKDRRTEVNLKYIDPSYIVRSVPANPQDNVYCSRLAQSAVHAAMAGKTSMLVGRWHNAFVHLPLDMVTHGRRKVDPHSELWHAVLESTGQPAMMS
- a CDS encoding slipin family protein, which produces MTTFISIFRPLASRSFVVQDHQTALHFKDGRYVGLLAPGKHRFWTSGHEMKCVDMRAQAILVQGQELLTADQVALKVSALATFQVVDALAMHRATQDVSSALYTDIQLALRQIVAADVAEVFLQQKGDHGTKLLALVAVNAEALGLKVARVDIRDVMLPADLKRSFMSALQQRQEAQAGLEKARAETAALRTLANAAKLMRDNPELLQLRYLQTLQEVGTSAGNTLVLGLTDYGKLTASAPDRL
- the trxA gene encoding thioredoxin gives rise to the protein MKSSNIGLWIAGAAIAWCAWIVLDMAEPLSSQGTAYSTLPEVKNATMPVLVEFYADWCGPCRSVGPVVEDLSREVAGRAKVVRLDVDAESDLAASHGIRSIPTFIAFKDGREVARESGAISKAKMLQMLGL
- a CDS encoding acyl carrier protein, translating into MPDAPTLSQLELRVLDLVRDEVLQTPPGFGVSSDLFEAGLDSMAIMQLLLLLEEHYGVAIPVGSVSRANFKTAQTIAALLVEQGYAITQGGAEEPAPAPPPEPVVIVPKAPPVPEEKFDRLPLRDCDFFTHAFDEMLRQAGQGGHIARSFIELDRAPDVVALKELLVRLQNYFAFPILTAQLKKPSFFSLPLWVPATNPRPLELQLWSDEKSTGTLLSHGAQKFADLQTKLDDIINTSLPQYEDGWINVRFDLVEKADGSCVFVFSWSHLIMDGIGAEFFLLEINRLLGGKSEPVPGFDLTDLKDQRGWGERWKTAKVMPAFFDTVMSKSFEALGSAKLSAGRAHFQVITLTEEQSAEAARRSAEVSGPLINMPFHLACAMRAHQRVFAHRGQKPESLMCCVPIQVRRKGTRGPLFQNHLTMFFCNLVAEDLTTLDAAAQSLHKQHTRFIKEKIGDAFRDLMWMMRPMPPSLHMHFINWHMKGKFSSFYHSNTGVFAPELTHFGGAQVTNAYHVPSFSDPPGTGVFTNEKNGRLVLTLCWRAGTMTEEERAIFIGQLMSDLGVTA
- a CDS encoding RtcB family protein, whose translation is MTSPFQIINEAEAFIPARNNKGKPITVIGTEAIRNGFDQTCIEQALNSRSAPGVTDLVLNPDAHAGYGAPVGCVMASPTHIYPGPVGVDIKCSMSLLQMNIPASEIVDRTVRRRLIEAIVARTPTGPGRGQREAKKSRLVSAALGVQACTEGASQAVCEALGIPPEWALRCEDSAHYGHDGNVSTLHERLDKMRAFNAFPNFENKMMQLGSYGGGNHFGECEVVQLDEDPAMRATAEVFGLQDDRVAFLSHCGSRGFGNILAQRQFKSLEGFFRTWGLDLPAGDKQLVYAPLGTPEANAYLDDMALGANFATVNHMLINALVLEAFQEVLPGTKGQLVYFISHNIARQEVVDNQLSWVHRKGATRAFPGGHYALKDTPFAATGHPILLPGNPRDGSVVMVAKPEAVKSCYSVNHGAGRCMGRKHASRVLDQKAVDADFESNDILFNSRQYPIDEAPNAYKDFKEVLRSVESAGLAQQVCKLKARFVIKDAAEADD